GAGGTGATGCGCAGGTAGCCGATGTTGCCATCCTCGACGCGGGCGCGCACCGCCTTCACCTTGATGGTGTCGCGCACCACCTTGATCTCGATGGGCTTCTCGGCGCCCTTGCGGACGATGGTCAGGGTGATCGGCGTGTTCACCGCGCCGCGCATCTTCTCGACCGCCTGGTTCAGGGTCAGGCCCTGGACCTGATCGCCGTCGAGCTTGGTGATGATGTCGCCGGCCTGCACGCCGGCCTTGGCGGCCGGGGTGTCGTCGATGGGGGCGATGACCTTCACGAGGCCGTCTTCCATCGTCACCTCGATGCCGAGGCCGCCGAACTCGCCGCGGGTCTGCACCTGCATGTCGCGGAAGCTCTTCGCGTCCATGTAGGAGGAGTGCGGGTCGAGGCTGGTGAGCATGCCGTTGATGGCCGCCTCGATCAGCTTCGCATCGTCCGGCTTCTCCACATAGTCGGAGCGGACGCGCTCGAACACGTCACCGAAGAGGCTGAGCTGGCGATAGGTGTCGGAAGCCGCCGCTTCGGCGGCAGTTCCAAGGAAGAGGCGCGGTTGCACGGCGGCCACGGCCACCAGCGCACCGGCCGCAACGCCAAGGAGGAAGAGAGACGTACGACGCATTATCCGCGCACCTTCTGACTATCCGTTGCCGCCCACCAGGGGGCGGGGTCGATCGAGATTCCGTCCTTGCGGAATTCCACATACAATTGCGGCTGACCGGAGGCCGTACCTCCGGGCGTGGCCCGCGATACGCTCCCCATCACCGCGACAGGCTCACCAGCAAGGACAAACTGTCCCAGCTCAACGGTGATCCGCTCCATGCCCGCCAGCAGAATATGGTATCCGCCGCCCGCATTGATGATCAAGAGTTGTCCATAGGAGCGGAAGGGCCCCGCATAGACCACCCAGCCGTCCGCCGGAGCCGCCACGGGTGCGCCGGCGCGGGTGGCGAAGGTGATGCCCTTGTCGGTGCCGCCAAGCCCGTCCGAAGCGCCGAAATCCTTGAGCCGCACCCCGGCCACGGGCAATGGCAGCAAGCCTTTGGCCTCGGCGAAGGGGCGCGCGGGCGCGATGCGGGCGGGGTTCAGGGCCGCCACCTCCGTCTTCGCCGGCGGCGCGGGCTTGGCCGCTTCGGAGGCCGCCTTGGCGGCGGGGGCCACCTCGCTTTCGAGCCGGGTCACAAGATCGTGCACATCGCCGGTTGACTTCGCGACGGCCTCCGCCTGCGCCTTCTCCTGCGGAAGCTCCTTATTGTCCTCGGCCACCCGGCGCTGGCGCTCGTCCACATAAGCGGTGAGGCGCCGTCGGTCCTCCTCCATGGAGGTGCGCAGTTCGGCCAACTGGTCGCGGGCCTTGGAGAGATCGCCCCGCAGGCGCGACAGGTCGGCAAGATCGGCCGCCAGCGTCTCCGCCTCCACCCGCATTTCCGGCAGCAGTGCGCCGAGGAGGATGGCCGAGCGCACCGCATCCAGCGCATCGTCCGGCCGCATCAGCAGAGCGGGCGGCGGATTGCGCCCCATGCGCACCAGGGCACCGAGCACGTCCGCCAGCACATCCCGCCGCTTCAGGAGCGACGTGCGGATCTCGGCGGCATTGGTATCCAGCGTGGCGATGCGGCCTTCCAGCTCCGTGATCTTCTGCTCCACGGTGCGCAGGCGGGTGGTGGTGTCCACAAGGAGTTGGTTGAAGCGGGCCCGATCGCCTTTCACCGAATCAAGTTCGGAGCGCACCCGCGCCTGAAACTCGGCGGCACCCTTGATGTCCGCGTTGATGGCATTGGTGTCCACCTGCGGCAGCGGGCGGGGACGCGGCGCGGGCGGCGTCGCCTGCTGCGCGCGCAAGGGCACGCCCGCGACAAGGGTCGCGCAGACGGCAAGGGCGCAAAGAAGCGAGCCGGAACGGGCATCCATGCGACACACTTAAGCGCCTGAAGTTGAGGATCTGTAAACCATATCCTGCCGCCGTCCCCTGCCCCGCTCGCCTCACGCCCGGTGGTAGGGGTGCCCGGCGAGAATGGTGGTGGCGCGATAGACCTGCTCGGCCAGCATGGCGCGGACGATCTGGTGGGGAAAGGTGGCGGCGCCGAAGGCCAGCATGAGGTCGCAGCGGGCGCGCACCGCCTCGCTCAGGCCA
The Azorhizobium caulinodans ORS 571 genome window above contains:
- a CDS encoding murein hydrolase activator EnvC family protein; translation: MDARSGSLLCALAVCATLVAGVPLRAQQATPPAPRPRPLPQVDTNAINADIKGAAEFQARVRSELDSVKGDRARFNQLLVDTTTRLRTVEQKITELEGRIATLDTNAAEIRTSLLKRRDVLADVLGALVRMGRNPPPALLMRPDDALDAVRSAILLGALLPEMRVEAETLAADLADLSRLRGDLSKARDQLAELRTSMEEDRRRLTAYVDERQRRVAEDNKELPQEKAQAEAVAKSTGDVHDLVTRLESEVAPAAKAASEAAKPAPPAKTEVAALNPARIAPARPFAEAKGLLPLPVAGVRLKDFGASDGLGGTDKGITFATRAGAPVAAPADGWVVYAGPFRSYGQLLIINAGGGYHILLAGMERITVELGQFVLAGEPVAVMGSVSRATPGGTASGQPQLYVEFRKDGISIDPAPWWAATDSQKVRG